The proteins below come from a single Garra rufa chromosome 25, GarRuf1.0, whole genome shotgun sequence genomic window:
- the snx20 gene encoding sorting nexin-20 translates to MEEELEPHDSKAVDAKEVVSSAPEHSSAQQETSFNNGKAEEADVGFSASCLTTAELQQHWRAVKQVFRSVKLLFDIPTTRIIDQKISKYVVYQIVVIRSGSYDFERVVIERRYSDFLHLHQELLQDFNEEMEDIVMPKKKMTGNFSEENIAERRVALRDYLTQLYSLRCVRKSQAFLAFFTHKELKTAYDLLRGGRFSRALEGLQKALVLQEKLSSHNPTLVVPTLCAILVCQRDLEDFDAAFQTGRRALPTVRRYELRQYQGPLLEALVDLGYSLGLPVAQLQDELTRVQDSPIGQVSEMSLKELVVHEFV, encoded by the exons ATGGAGGAAGAACTAGAACCACATGACTCCAAGGCAGTGGACGCTAAAGAAGTTGTTTCTTCAGCTCCTGAGCATTCCTCAGCACAGCAGGAGACATCATTCAATAATGGTAA AGCTGAAGAGGCCGATGTGGGTTTTAGCGCCTCCTGTCTGACTACAGCAGAACTGCAGCAGCACTGGAGAGCCGTTAAGCAGGTGTTCAGAAGCGTTAAACTGCTGTTTGACATCCCCACCACGCGGATCATCGaccaaaaaatatcaaaatatgtg GTGTACCAGATTGTGGTGATCCGCTCAGGTAGTTACGACTTTGAGCGTGTAGTTATCGAGCGACGCTACTCCGACTTCCTGCACCTTCATCAGGAGCTCCTGCAGGACTTCAACGAGGAAATGGAGGACATTGTGATGCCCAAAAAGAAAATGACAGGCAACTTCTCAGAGGAGAACATCGCAGAGCGGCGCGTAGCCCTTAGAGACTATCTTACTCAGCTCTACTCCCTCCGTTGTGTCCGAAAATCACAGGCGTTCCTAGCGTTCTTCACTCATAAGGAATTAAAAACGGCATATGACCTCCTGCGTGGGGGTCGCTTTTCCCGGGCCCTTGAGGGCCTCCAGAAGGCCTTGGTACTTCAGGAAAAACTGTCTTCTCACAACCCTACTTTGGTGGTACCAACCTTGTGTGCCATATTGGTGTGCCAAAGGGATCTCGAAGACTTTGACGCAGCATTTCAAACTGGCAGAAGAGCTCTGCCTACAGTGAGACGCTACGAGCTCCGGCAGTATCAAGGGCCGCTGCTGGAGGCTCTTGTTGATTTGGGTTACAGTCTTGGGCTGCCTGTGGCCCAGTTACAGGATGAGCTGACCAGAGTGCAAGACTCTCCAATTGGGCAGGTGTCAGAGATGTCCCTTAAAGAATTGGTGGTGCATGAGTTTGTATAA